The sequence below is a genomic window from Ornithobacterium rhinotracheale.
CACACAAGCCAATCGCAAAAGGCTTACCAGCAGGGCCTGGCGGTGCCGTAGGGCGCGTAGTCTTCACCTCAGATGATGCCGTAGAATGGGCGTCAAGAGGCGAGAAAGTAATCCTCGTGAGAGAAGAAACCTCCCCAGAAGATGTAGATGGAATGCATAAAGCAGAAGCAATCCTTACTTCCAAAGGTGGAATGACCTCCCACGCAGCACTCGTAGCCAGAGGCTGGGGAAAATGCTGTATCGTAGGCTGTGGCGATATAGAAATCCAAGAGAGAGAGAAATATTTCATTGATAAAAACGGAAATAAAGTACAAGAAGGCGACCTTATCAGCTTAAATGGAACCAAAGGGCTTGTGTACCAAGGCGAATTAAAACTAAAAGATATCGACTTAAACGATAATAAAGCCTACTCAATCCTAATGAAGCTGGTAGACGAAAACAAATCTATGGGCGTGCGCACCAATGCCGATACACCAAAAGATGCAAAACAAGCCATACTATTCGGTGCAGAAGGCATCGGGCTGTTCCGTACAGAGCATATGTTCTACGGCGAAGGAAGTGAAAAACCACTCTTCCTACTCCGTAAAATGATTATGAGCGAAACTACCGAAGACCGCAAAAAAGCACTAGATGAGCTCTCTGTCTTCGTGAAATCAGATATTAAGAAAACCCTAGAAGTAATGGAGGGAAGACCTGTTACCATCAGATTGCTCGACCCGCCATTACACGAATTCGTGCCACACGACCAAAAGAAATTAGAGGCACTTAGCCAAGAGCTTAACATAAGCCTAGCAGACCTAGAACGCCGCATCTTAGGCCTAAAAGAAAACAACCCAATGCTAGGACACAGAGGCGTGCGTTTAGGAATTAGCTACCCAGAAGTTACCGAAATGCAAATGCGCGCCATCTTTGAAGCGGCACAGGAAATCATTAACGAAGGCGGAAAAGCCCACCCAGAAATTATGATTCCTGTAACTTGTACTTACAAAGAGCTTGAAAACCAAAAAGAAATCTTTGATAGAGTAAACAAAGAAGTGGCTCAAAAATATGGCGTGGAAAAAGTAGAATGCCTATTCGGTACTATGATTGAAATCCCAAGAGCCGCCCTACTTGCCGATAAAATGGCACAAGTGGCAGACTTCTTTAGCTTTGGTACCAATGACTTAACACAAATGTCATTCGGGTTCAGTAGAGATGATATCGGCTCATTCTTGCCTAAATATTTAGACCAAAAAATCTTACCAGAAGACCCATTCCAAACAATTGATACCGAAGGGGTAGGTAGATTGATTGAAACTGCCACTGAAAAAGGTAGAGAAACCAAGCCAAGCTTAAAAGTGGGAATCTGTGGAGAGCACGGAGGAGACCCAGATAGTGTGAAATTCTGTCAATCCATTGGCTTAAACTATGTCAGCTGCTCGCCATATCGTGTGCCAATTGCACGACTTGCCGCTGCACAGGCTTATTTAGAACAAAAAAATAAATAAAATTCAAATTTTTATT
It includes:
- the ppdK gene encoding pyruvate, phosphate dikinase — protein: MSNKEKYVYSFGGGRADGNESMKNLLGGKGANLAEMAGNPNLKLPVPPGFTITTEVCTYYYDNDKKYPAELEQQILDALKEVEELTGKKFGAKENPLLLSVRSGARQSMPGMMDTVLNIGLSLDNIQGLIDASGDERFAYDAYRRLIMMYADVVMEKAGGLEPAEGVGIRKLMDEELEKVKKENNYKNDTELTVPQLKELAKLYKELIKKHHGLEFPENPMDQLMGGVGAVFQSWNGKRAKEYRRIERIPDDWGTAVNVQTMVFGNMGEGSCTGVAFTRNPGNGDNHFYGEYLVNAQGEDVVAGIRTPSPINETSKNDQSKDLETLEVFMPEQYKQLDEIQNRLEKHYKDMQDIEFTIENGKLYMLQCRVGKRNGVAAVKMATDMYEEGLIDAQTAIMRVKPNQLVELLLPMIDPEEEKTHKPIAKGLPAGPGGAVGRVVFTSDDAVEWASRGEKVILVREETSPEDVDGMHKAEAILTSKGGMTSHAALVARGWGKCCIVGCGDIEIQEREKYFIDKNGNKVQEGDLISLNGTKGLVYQGELKLKDIDLNDNKAYSILMKLVDENKSMGVRTNADTPKDAKQAILFGAEGIGLFRTEHMFYGEGSEKPLFLLRKMIMSETTEDRKKALDELSVFVKSDIKKTLEVMEGRPVTIRLLDPPLHEFVPHDQKKLEALSQELNISLADLERRILGLKENNPMLGHRGVRLGISYPEVTEMQMRAIFEAAQEIINEGGKAHPEIMIPVTCTYKELENQKEIFDRVNKEVAQKYGVEKVECLFGTMIEIPRAALLADKMAQVADFFSFGTNDLTQMSFGFSRDDIGSFLPKYLDQKILPEDPFQTIDTEGVGRLIETATEKGRETKPSLKVGICGEHGGDPDSVKFCQSIGLNYVSCSPYRVPIARLAAAQAYLEQKNK